The segment TGAAGATGAAAATGAAAAAAATGTTAATCATGGCTTTGGTTTGTTCATTAACTTTATTAGGTTGTAAAAATGAAAAATCTAATCAAGAAACAGCAGGGGGAGAAAAATTATCAGGAAATTTAATTACTAAAGATCCTAGAGAAGCAACAATATTTGCTATTTTCCAAGGTAAAGCAATAGATGGGGAATTACCTGTGTTTAAAAAAGCTTTTGAAGAAACAAATATAAAACTTGTAGGGGTTGCATCACAAAATCAAAGTGATGAAGTTCAAGGATATAATTTAATGTTATCTTCAGGAAGTTTACCAGATATAATCGCATATGAACGTGTTTCTGATTTTGAAAACTTAGGAATGGAAGGAGGACTTATACCTCTTGAAGATTTAATAGATAAATATGCCCCAAATTTAAAGAAATTCTTTGAAGAAAATCCTAGATATAAGAAAGATGCTATAGCAGCTGATGGACATATATATATTATACCTAACTATAATGATTACTTTAATTTAAAAACAACACAAGGTTATTATATAAGAAAAGATTGGTTGAAAAAATTAAATCTTAAAGAACCAAAAACAGTAGATGAACTATATAAGACTCTTGTAGCATTTAGAGATAAGGATCCTAATGGAAATGGTAAAAAAGATGAAGTACCTTTATTCTTAAGAGGAAATATTACAAGAAAGATAATGATGGGGCTTGCAGATATATTTAAGGTAAGTGTCGTTTGGTATGATGATAAAGGAATGCCTAAATATGGTCCAGCACAACAAGAATATAAAGAAGCTATGATACAACTTGCTAAATGGTATAAAGAAGGTCTTATAGATAAAGAAGTATTTACAAGAGGTATGGGTTCAAGAGATTATATGCTTTCAAATAATTTAGGAGGATTTACAAATGACTGGTTCTCAAGCACTGGATCATATAATGATAAATTAGCTTCAAAAATACCTGGATTTGATTTTTCTGTTATGTTACCACCAGAATATAAAGGAAATAATAAAACATTATTTGTTAGACCAACATATATGGGAGGTTGGGGTATAACATCAGCAGCTAAAAATCCTATGGAACTTATTAAATACTTTGATTTCTGGTATTCAGAAGCAGGAAGAAGATTATGGAATTTTGGAGTAGAAGGACAAGACTATAATATGGTAGATGGAAAACCTGTATTTACAGATAAGATTCTAAAAGATCCAGAAGGTAAGAATCCATTAGCGGTATTAAGAGCAACAGGAGCTCAATATAGATTAGGTATGTTCCAAGATGCAGAAGCAGAAAAACAATTATCAGGACAAAATGCTGCAGTAGATCTATATATAAACTCTAATGTTATACAAGAAGATTTACCAGTTTTAAAATATACAAAAGAAGAAGCAAAAGAATTCTTAAAGATAGATACACAATTAAGAACATATACAGAAGAAATGACACAAAAATGGATACTTGGTGTTTCAGATGTAGAAAAAGATTGGGATAACTATATTAAGAGATTAAATGAAATAGGTTTAAATAGAGCTCAAGAAATCCAAAAAGTAGCTTATGCAAGATTTATGAAATAGGTAAAATGGTCTTTAAAAAGGAGAGTGGTTATATAATGAAAAATATTCTATTGTTTATTATAGCAATATTATTAACTACTTCAATTTCATTTAGTTTTAATCAAAAAAATGAATTTGATAAAGTAAGAAAAAAATGGTTTGAAATAATTATGGGATTACCTGAAAATCCAGATAATCAAACTAAGAAAGATATAGAAAAATATATAGTTCAAATTGAAACTAATGCTGAAAAAGCGTTAAATAAAATAATTAAAGAAGAAAATAGTGAAGGTTTGTTTACTGATTTAAAAAATATGAAAAATGGGGCACAAGTGTTAAGTTCTTTTGAAAATGTAAAATCAATGTCAAAAGCATATATGATGCCGGGGAGTAAATATTATAAAAATGAAGAATTAAAGCAAACTATCATTAAATCATTAGAATGGTTAAATAAAAATGCATATCATGAAGATTTGCCTGAACTTGGGAATTGGTGGCAGTGGGAAATAGGTATCCCTAAAAGTATTAATGAGATAGGTGTAATAATGTATGGTGATATACCTAAAGAATTAATAACTAAATTAACAAATGCTTCAAAATATTTTCAACCTAAGGCAACACATTCAGGATCAAGTGTGGCAGCACAACATTCTACTTCACCTAAAGAAAGAGTTTCAAAAGGTGGAAATAGAATGGATACAGCTATAATTTCATTTGGAAGAGGTATAATAACAAATGATAAAAAAGAAGCTATGAATGGAGTAAATGCTATAGGTGAAATTGGTGCTATAGTTGAAAGTCATGATGGATTTTATTCAGATGGTTCTTTTATACAACATGAAAATGTAGCATATAGTGGTACTTATGCAAGTGTCCTATTTAATGGATTAGGTACAATGATGTATATAAGTGAAGGAACTAGTTTTTTACCTAAAGATTCTAGACTTGAAAATTTATATGAGTCTATAGTAAAAGGTTATAGTTTTTTAATGATAAATGGAGGAATAAACGATTCTGTAAGTGGTAGATCTATATCAAGAGATAACTCTAGTGATTTAGAGAGAGCTAAATCATTAATTGCAGCATTTGCAATTATTTCAGAAGGAGTTGAAGCTCCATATAAGGAAGAAATTAGAAAATTAGTTAAAAAAAGTGTGCTTGAAAATAATTATTCTAATTTAGTAGAAAAAATTAATAATCCTGTAATAAAAAAAGTAGTAAAAGATATAGTTAATGATAAAAATATAAAAGTTGAAGAACTAAATGGAACTAAAATATTTTCTTCTATGGATAGAGCAGTTCAAGTAAGTAAAAGAGAAGGTAAATTTTTAGTTTCCATGCATTCTTCAAGAATAGCTAATTTTGAAACTATGAATGGAGAAAATCTTAAAGGTTGGTATACAGGAGATGGAATGACATATATTTATGCTATGAATTCATCAGCTTATACAGATTATTGGCCAACTGTAGATAGTATTCATATTCCAGGAACTACAGAAAGTATAAATGATAGAACTGCTGGAAGTGGAGAAAGAAGAATACCTAAATCTGTAAGTCCTAATTCTTGGGCTGGAGGATCAACTGATGGACATGTAGCAATGGTTGGTATGGACTTTATATCTTGGAATGATAAAACTGTTGCAAAAAAATCGTGGTTTATGTTAGGTGAAGAAATAATTTCTATAGGATCAGGTATTTCTAGTAGTGATGGACAAATACATACTACTTTAGATAATAGAATAATTGATAATAATCAAATAATAAGTGTTAATGGAGAAAATATAAAAGAAAATATAAATATATTTGCTTCAAAAGGAATGTATGTAAACTTTAGTGATAAAAAAACAAATGAAAATATAGGTTATAAAATAATAGATGTACCTAATTTATCAATAAAATTAGAAAATAGAAAGGGTACTTGGAAAGAAATAGGTGGTAAATCTCAAGAAATAAAAGAAAAAACTTATTTCAAACTATACACAAATCATGGAGAAAATCCTTATGATTCTAAATATGCATATGTAATTTTACCTATGTTTAATGAAGAAGAAGTAAAAAAATATGATGTAGATAATATAAAAATAATACGTCAAGATAATGATGTACATGCAATATATGATAAAAAAAGAAATATAACAGGATATAATTTCTGGACAGATAAGGAAATAAAAATTAATGATGTTAAAGTTAATTCAAAATTATCTTTAATTAAGATAGAAAAGGGAAAATCTATTATACTTGCTATAAGTGATCCTACACATCTATCTAAAAAAGAAACTTTAATAGAATTAGATGGTAAATATCAACTTTTATCAGAAAATAAAGATGTTAAATTAGAAATTACAAATAATATTACGAAAATAAAGGTAAATCTTGTAAATCAAGGTAAATCTGTTGTAATAAATTTAAAAAAAATATAAAGCAAGGGTGGAATAAATGATGAAAAAGAAAATAACATATTTATTTTTAATAGCTGCAATGTTATTAACTTCTTGTGGTAAATCTAATACAAATGGAGCTAGTACAGATGCTGATAAAAAATTAGAAGGACATTTAATTACTGAAAAACCTGAAGAATTAACAGTTTTTGCAATTCATTTAGGTAAAGCATTAAAATCAGATGCACCAGTTTATAAAAAAGCTTTTGAAATGACAAATATTAATTTAAAAAATGTTGCTTCACAAAATCAAACAGATCAAAAAGAAGCGTTTAATTTATTGGTATCTTCAGGAGAATTACCAGATATAGTTGCGTATGAATTTACTGAAGATTTAGAAGGATTAGGAATAGATGGAGGGCTTGTACCTTTAGAAGATCTAATAGAAAAATATGCACCTAATATTAAGAAATTCTGGGAAGAAAATCCTAGATATAAAAAAGATGCTATAGCAGCAGATGGACATATATATATGATACCTAATTATTATGATTATTTTAATTTTATGCCTTCAACAGGATATTATATAAGAAAAGATTGGATTAAAAAATTAAATCTTAAAGAACCAACAACAGTTGAAGATTTATACAATACTTTAGTAGCATTTAGAGATAAAGATCCAAATGGAAACGGTAAAAAAGATGAAGTTCCTATATTTAGTAGAGGAGATACTATTGCTAAAGTTTTACAACCATTAACAGATATATTTAAAGCAAGAGCAATTTGGTATGATGAAAAAGATAATGTTAAATTTGGTCCTGCTCAACCAGAATATAAAGAAGCAATGAAACAACTTGCTAAATGGTATAAAGAAGGATTAATAGATAAAGAAATATTCACAAGAGGAATCACATCTAGAGATTATATGCTTTCTAATAATTTAGGAGGATTTACTATAGATTGGTTTGGAAGTACAAGTTCATATAATAGTAAACTTGATAAAACTATACCTAATTTTGATTTCAGTATAATAGCTCCTTCTGAATTTAAAGGAGATAATAAAACATACCAAGCAAGAACAACTTATTTAGGAGGATGGGGAATTAGTACTAATTCTAAACATGCAATAGAAGCAATCAAATACTTTGATTTTTGGTATTCACCTGAAGGAAGAAGATTATGGAACTTTGGTATAGAAGGAGAAGAATATACATTAAAAGACGGTAAACCTATATTTACTGATAAAGTATTGAAAAATTCTGAAGGTAAAACACCTTTAGCAGTAATTAGAGAGTCTGGAGCACAATTTAGACTTGGAATGGCACAAGATTCTGAATATGAAAAACAATGGTATGTAAAAGAAGCTGTTGATGCTATAGACTTTTACTTAAAAAATAATTATGTTCATGAATTAATGCCTATATTAAAATATACTAAAGATGAATCTAAAGAGTTTATAAAAATAAATGCTCAATTAAATGCTTATGCAGAAGAAATGTCACAAAAATGGATATTAGGAGTATCTGATGTTGATAAAGATTGGGATAGCTATATCAAGAGATTAAATGATATAGGTTTAGAAAAAGCTGAAAAAATACAAAAAGAAGCATTTATGAGATTTACAAAATAAAATATACTTAGTTTAAAAATAAAGGAGGAGGAAACATGAGTAAACCGAATTTGTTATTTCTATTTGCTGATCAATGGAGAAGAAACTCTGTAGGATTTATGGGGAAAGAAGATGTAATAACACCTAATATAGATTTATTTTCAAATGAAGCACTTTCTTTTGAAAATGCTGTAAGTGGGTGTCCTCTTTGTTCGCCAAGTAGAGCAAGTATATTAACAGGAACATACCCTATAACTCATGGTGTATGGACAAATTGTAAAATAGGTTTAAATGAAGTTGGATTAAAAGAAAGTTCTATTACAATTACTGATGTGTTAAAGAAAAATGGATATAATACGGGTTATATAGGTAAATGGCATCTTGATAGTCCTGAAATGAATAGGAGTGAAAATCCTGTTTCAGGAGCAAGGGATTGGGATGCCTTTACTCCTCCTGGTAAAAAGCGTCATGGAGTAGATTATTGGTATTCATATGGAGCTTATGATAATCATTTAAAACCTCATTATTGGAATAATGATGAAAAAATGATAGAAATAGATAAGTGGTCTGTAGAACATGAAACTGATAAGGCAATAGAATTCCTTGAAAAAAATAAGGGAAATACTTTTTCTTTATTTGTATCATGGAATCCACCGCATACTCCACTTGATTTAGTTCCTGAAAAGTATTTGAAAATGTATGAAGGTAAGACTTTAAAGGTAAATCCTAATGTAATACTTGAAAATGTTATAGATCATACAGAAAGTATGAAAGAAAGTCTTAATTTTAATGAAGAAGAATATCAAATGGTTATGAAAAAATATTTTGCTGCAATAACAGGAATTGATGAAAACTTTGGAAGAATAATAAATTATTTAAAAGAAAATGATTTATATGAAAATACAGTGATTATTCTTACAGCAGATCATGGAGAAATGCTTTGTGGACAAGGTTTATGGAGTAAACATGTTTGGTATGAAGAATCTATAGGAATTCCATTTTTGATAAGATATGGAAATAAATGTTTAACAGGTAAAACAGATACTGTAATGAGTTGTGTTGATATAATGCCTACAATATTATCTTTAATGGATTTAGATATACCAGAAACTGTAGAAGGTACAAATTTAAAAACTACATTATTAGAAGATGTAGAAAATGATAATAAGGCATTTATTGCATGTTATCCAGGACAAATACCTGCTATAAAAGAATTTGAAAAGGTAAATGAAGATAATAAAAGATATGGATGGCGTGCAGTAAAAACTAAAACACATACATATGTTGTAAATAGAGGATATAGACCAAATAGAGAAGTTCAGAGATATCTATATGATAATATCAATGATGAATATCAACTAAATCCTTTAAAATTAAATGACAGTTCTGAAGATAAATTATCTAATGAATTAGAAAATTTACTAAAAGAATGGGCTATTAAATATAAAGATAAATTTAAGTTTTAGTAGATAGGAGTGTATATGGAATTAAATAGAGAAACAGTAGAAAGATATTCTGAAGATATCGAACTTTCAAAGGAAATGCTATATAATGCATTGCACAATGCTTTAGTTAAAATAGATAAAAATATAGAATATTTCATAAATTTATTTCCTAGACCAAATAGTGTAAATAATATCTATCCAGGTATACTAAATGGTGGAGAATGGGATGATTGGACAAGTGGATTTTGGACAGGAATATTATGGCTTGCATATGAAATAACAAAAGATGAAAAATATAGAAAAGTTGCTGAATTTCAACTTAAAAGTTATAAGGAAAGAATAGAAAATAAGAATGCTGTTGATCACCATGATCTTGGATTTTTATACATTCCTTCTGCTGTTGCTCAGTACAAGATAACTAATAGTGAAGCTGCAAAGAAAACAGGTATAATGGCTGCTAAACATTTGATTACAAGATTTAGAGAAAAAGGAGAATTTATTCAAGCATGGGGAGAATTAGGAAAT is part of the Pseudostreptobacillus hongkongensis genome and harbors:
- a CDS encoding extracellular solute-binding protein produces the protein MKMKKMLIMALVCSLTLLGCKNEKSNQETAGGEKLSGNLITKDPREATIFAIFQGKAIDGELPVFKKAFEETNIKLVGVASQNQSDEVQGYNLMLSSGSLPDIIAYERVSDFENLGMEGGLIPLEDLIDKYAPNLKKFFEENPRYKKDAIAADGHIYIIPNYNDYFNLKTTQGYYIRKDWLKKLNLKEPKTVDELYKTLVAFRDKDPNGNGKKDEVPLFLRGNITRKIMMGLADIFKVSVVWYDDKGMPKYGPAQQEYKEAMIQLAKWYKEGLIDKEVFTRGMGSRDYMLSNNLGGFTNDWFSSTGSYNDKLASKIPGFDFSVMLPPEYKGNNKTLFVRPTYMGGWGITSAAKNPMELIKYFDFWYSEAGRRLWNFGVEGQDYNMVDGKPVFTDKILKDPEGKNPLAVLRATGAQYRLGMFQDAEAEKQLSGQNAAVDLYINSNVIQEDLPVLKYTKEEAKEFLKIDTQLRTYTEEMTQKWILGVSDVEKDWDNYIKRLNEIGLNRAQEIQKVAYARFMK
- a CDS encoding polysaccharide lyase 8 family protein; this encodes MKNILLFIIAILLTTSISFSFNQKNEFDKVRKKWFEIIMGLPENPDNQTKKDIEKYIVQIETNAEKALNKIIKEENSEGLFTDLKNMKNGAQVLSSFENVKSMSKAYMMPGSKYYKNEELKQTIIKSLEWLNKNAYHEDLPELGNWWQWEIGIPKSINEIGVIMYGDIPKELITKLTNASKYFQPKATHSGSSVAAQHSTSPKERVSKGGNRMDTAIISFGRGIITNDKKEAMNGVNAIGEIGAIVESHDGFYSDGSFIQHENVAYSGTYASVLFNGLGTMMYISEGTSFLPKDSRLENLYESIVKGYSFLMINGGINDSVSGRSISRDNSSDLERAKSLIAAFAIISEGVEAPYKEEIRKLVKKSVLENNYSNLVEKINNPVIKKVVKDIVNDKNIKVEELNGTKIFSSMDRAVQVSKREGKFLVSMHSSRIANFETMNGENLKGWYTGDGMTYIYAMNSSAYTDYWPTVDSIHIPGTTESINDRTAGSGERRIPKSVSPNSWAGGSTDGHVAMVGMDFISWNDKTVAKKSWFMLGEEIISIGSGISSSDGQIHTTLDNRIIDNNQIISVNGENIKENINIFASKGMYVNFSDKKTNENIGYKIIDVPNLSIKLENRKGTWKEIGGKSQEIKEKTYFKLYTNHGENPYDSKYAYVILPMFNEEEVKKYDVDNIKIIRQDNDVHAIYDKKRNITGYNFWTDKEIKINDVKVNSKLSLIKIEKGKSIILAISDPTHLSKKETLIELDGKYQLLSENKDVKLEITNNITKIKVNLVNQGKSVVINLKKI
- a CDS encoding extracellular solute-binding protein, encoding MMKKKITYLFLIAAMLLTSCGKSNTNGASTDADKKLEGHLITEKPEELTVFAIHLGKALKSDAPVYKKAFEMTNINLKNVASQNQTDQKEAFNLLVSSGELPDIVAYEFTEDLEGLGIDGGLVPLEDLIEKYAPNIKKFWEENPRYKKDAIAADGHIYMIPNYYDYFNFMPSTGYYIRKDWIKKLNLKEPTTVEDLYNTLVAFRDKDPNGNGKKDEVPIFSRGDTIAKVLQPLTDIFKARAIWYDEKDNVKFGPAQPEYKEAMKQLAKWYKEGLIDKEIFTRGITSRDYMLSNNLGGFTIDWFGSTSSYNSKLDKTIPNFDFSIIAPSEFKGDNKTYQARTTYLGGWGISTNSKHAIEAIKYFDFWYSPEGRRLWNFGIEGEEYTLKDGKPIFTDKVLKNSEGKTPLAVIRESGAQFRLGMAQDSEYEKQWYVKEAVDAIDFYLKNNYVHELMPILKYTKDESKEFIKINAQLNAYAEEMSQKWILGVSDVDKDWDSYIKRLNDIGLEKAEKIQKEAFMRFTK
- a CDS encoding sulfatase family protein, with translation MSKPNLLFLFADQWRRNSVGFMGKEDVITPNIDLFSNEALSFENAVSGCPLCSPSRASILTGTYPITHGVWTNCKIGLNEVGLKESSITITDVLKKNGYNTGYIGKWHLDSPEMNRSENPVSGARDWDAFTPPGKKRHGVDYWYSYGAYDNHLKPHYWNNDEKMIEIDKWSVEHETDKAIEFLEKNKGNTFSLFVSWNPPHTPLDLVPEKYLKMYEGKTLKVNPNVILENVIDHTESMKESLNFNEEEYQMVMKKYFAAITGIDENFGRIINYLKENDLYENTVIILTADHGEMLCGQGLWSKHVWYEESIGIPFLIRYGNKCLTGKTDTVMSCVDIMPTILSLMDLDIPETVEGTNLKTTLLEDVENDNKAFIACYPGQIPAIKEFEKVNEDNKRYGWRAVKTKTHTYVVNRGYRPNREVQRYLYDNINDEYQLNPLKLNDSSEDKLSNELENLLKEWAIKYKDKFKF